The DNA segment AACTTACCCTTATCAGTAGCACTAGTGTGGTTATCAAACCCTGTGACCATGCCACCGATGTTTTATGCTACTTATGAGTTAGGTGCATGGTTATTGCAAGTACCAGTTCACCCATTCTCTTTTGAGCTAACTTTAGAATGGTTAATGCAGGCAATATCTTTATATGGACCAGCATTTTTACTCGGCTGTTTTGTATCCGGTGCATTTTTTTCTATCGTAGGTTATTTTAGTATTCGCTGGCTATGGCGTTGGAAAATTATTAATGCGTGGAACAAACGTAAAGAGTCACGCACAAAATAATAGTTAAAAATGAGAAGGCCACAGCACTTAATCAGTGATGGTGGCCTTTTTCATATCTGCAGAAATGGACGAGGAAGCGCGTTATTTATTGCCTAATTCATGCGCAGGCTGTACCGAACACGCTTTATTCGCAGGATAAATTGTCGCTATCACACTCATAATCATAGCGGCACTACCCACCGCCAGCACATCATTTAATGCGAGCTGTGACGGTAAGAAGTCAATAAAGTAAATATCACCGGATAAGAATTCCTGACCGATCAAACCTTCGATAAATTGGATAATCACCGTGAGATTCTCTGAGATCAGAATACCTAACACCGTACCGGAAACCACACCAAGAATACCGTTAATCCCACCGTGTACAATGAAAATTAAACGTAATAGTGTATTTGATGCACCCATGGTTTTCAATATCGCAATGTCAGCGCGCTTATCATTAACAGCCATGACCAAGGTGGTGACAATGTTAAAACAGGCCACAGCAATCACTAATGTCAATATCACGTACATCAAGCTTTTAACCATTTGTATATCTTGGTATAAAAAGCCTTGACTGGTCATCCAGCTGCGAATATACAAGTAATGATCTAACTGATTACCCGCTTCACGAACAATGCGGTTAGCAGAAAAAATGTCTGTTACCTTAATACTCATACCATCCGCTTTAAACGCTTTATCTTGAATTTCTTGGGCTGCGCTTAAAGGTATATAAGCAAGGTTATTGTCTAATTGACCACTAAGATGAATAATGCCAGAGACAGTAAATCTGAACCGACGTGGCGCCTTAAATGATCGGCCTGATTGCTGCGATAATAATACCGTGACCGGATCACCAAGCTCTAAATTCAACTCTTTCGCAATACCCCGTCCAATCACAACTGTTCTGTTATTAGTAGGATCACTTAAGCTATCCCAACTCCCCTCTGCAACATAACGATACACTTCAGATACTTGCTTTTCAGCCTCACTGTCTACAGCACGAAGTTGTACCGCCTTTAGTTCATTTCCTTTTTGCAATAAGCCATTAAGCTTAATAAAAGGCGCGGCACCGACAACTTCTGGATGCGCAAGTAATTGCGCCTGTGTGCGCTGCCAATCATCAAAAGGTTGGCTCACACCTTCAAGCTCTCCATTCGGTACAACCGCTAAGATCCGATTTTTAAGCTCATATTCAAAACCGTTCATGGCCGATAAACCAATGATCAGTACCATCACCCCTAACGCAATACCAATCGTTGATG comes from the Moritella yayanosii genome and includes:
- a CDS encoding DUF2062 domain-containing protein; this translates as MPKNLIKKYLPDPEVIKEHKHLKIFGDLLHNANLWHLNRRSAAGAFAVGLFIAFVPVPFQMLLAAGFAILFRVNLPLSVALVWLSNPVTMPPMFYATYELGAWLLQVPVHPFSFELTLEWLMQAISLYGPAFLLGCFVSGAFFSIVGYFSIRWLWRWKIINAWNKRKESRTK
- the lolE gene encoding lipoprotein-releasing ABC transporter permease subunit LolE — its product is MFRPLAAYIGLRYTSSKRRNGFIAFISASSTIGIALGVMVLIIGLSAMNGFEYELKNRILAVVPNGELEGVSQPFDDWQRTQAQLLAHPEVVGAAPFIKLNGLLQKGNELKAVQLRAVDSEAEKQVSEVYRYVAEGSWDSLSDPTNNRTVVIGRGIAKELNLELGDPVTVLLSQQSGRSFKAPRRFRFTVSGIIHLSGQLDNNLAYIPLSAAQEIQDKAFKADGMSIKVTDIFSANRIVREAGNQLDHYLYIRSWMTSQGFLYQDIQMVKSLMYVILTLVIAVACFNIVTTLVMAVNDKRADIAILKTMGASNTLLRLIFIVHGGINGILGVVSGTVLGILISENLTVIIQFIEGLIGQEFLSGDIYFIDFLPSQLALNDVLAVGSAAMIMSVIATIYPANKACSVQPAHELGNK